In Aureibaculum algae, the following are encoded in one genomic region:
- a CDS encoding IS256 family transposase, translated as MNTELEKQLEALLGKITNKEDFDQVKEQLLKRGIESLLRAEMTAHLGYQKGDSIIANNQRNGFSQKTIKTQNGEQRIQIPRDREASFDPVIVPKHQSISQELEDCIQLLYAKGMSNLDIIDFIHRTYGVNYSTSQVSIITNQLLEDIKLWQNRPLEDVYPIIWIDAIHYKIRQEGKVISKACMIVLGVNTEGQQDILSMHIVETEKASAWMSILDDLRSRGVKDIFFLCSDNLPGLDKAVEAIFPDSIRQICIVHQIRNSLKYVSYKDRKAIMTDIKGIYQADNEQFALEALQIFKQNWEHKYVSAVQSWENNWDNLTAFLNYPKEIRKLIYTTNIIESFNASLRKYTRNKKVFPNDDAALKSIYLAAQSISAKWKKTRFKWGQIYNQLYICFPNRL; from the coding sequence ATGAACACAGAATTAGAAAAACAGTTGGAAGCCTTACTTGGTAAAATCACTAACAAAGAAGACTTTGATCAAGTCAAAGAACAATTACTTAAACGCGGTATTGAATCACTTTTAAGAGCAGAAATGACGGCTCATTTAGGTTACCAAAAAGGTGATTCCATAATTGCAAACAACCAGCGTAATGGTTTTTCACAGAAGACCATAAAAACGCAAAATGGAGAACAACGTATCCAAATCCCAAGAGATAGAGAGGCTAGTTTTGATCCAGTTATAGTTCCTAAACATCAGTCGATCAGTCAAGAATTAGAAGACTGTATCCAATTGCTTTACGCTAAGGGTATGAGCAATTTGGATATAATCGACTTTATCCACCGTACCTATGGTGTTAATTATTCAACATCACAGGTATCGATTATTACCAATCAATTATTAGAGGACATCAAGCTCTGGCAGAATAGGCCTTTAGAAGACGTTTATCCTATAATTTGGATAGATGCCATTCACTATAAAATAAGACAGGAAGGCAAGGTTATCTCTAAAGCTTGTATGATAGTTTTAGGTGTTAATACCGAAGGGCAACAGGATATTTTGAGCATGCATATTGTTGAAACCGAAAAAGCATCTGCTTGGATGTCTATTTTAGATGATCTGCGCTCTCGTGGAGTGAAAGATATTTTCTTTTTATGCTCGGATAACCTACCAGGACTTGACAAAGCGGTAGAAGCTATTTTCCCGGATAGCATAAGACAGATCTGTATTGTACATCAAATTAGAAACTCACTAAAATACGTGAGTTACAAAGACAGAAAAGCAATAATGACGGATATTAAAGGCATTTACCAAGCAGATAATGAACAGTTCGCTTTAGAAGCTCTCCAAATATTTAAACAAAATTGGGAACATAAATACGTATCTGCCGTACAGTCTTGGGAGAATAATTGGGATAACTTGACCGCTTTTTTAAATTATCCTAAAGAAATAAGAAAACTTATTTACACAACTAATATCATTGAAAGTTTTAATGCAAGTCTTAGAAAATATACGCGTAACAAAAAAGTGTTCCCTAATGATGATGCAGCCTTGAAATCCATCTATTTAGCGGCACAAAGCATCAGTGCAAAATGGAAGAAAACACGTTTTAAATGGGGACAAATCTACAATCAATTGTATATTTGTTTTCCAAACAGGTTATAA
- a CDS encoding efflux RND transporter periplasmic adaptor subunit, with protein sequence MKKYIIYIGILAVGLVLGWVLFGNSSNKETEHDHDETMEINQMWTCSMHPQIMKSEPGNCPICGMELIPAASGADGLLADQFKLTENAMALANVQTTIVGNGKANSNAIKLSGKIVENEESNAVQVSYFSGRIERLNVSFTGEEIRKGQLLATIYSPELYAAQQELLTASSLKESQPALYKAVRNKLKLWKLSENQINNIETSGKVLENFPVYATVSGTVSEKLVEQGESIKQGQPLLKITNLNTVWANFDVYENQIDLFKKGQEVSITTNAYPNKEFKGSVSFIDPSLNTRTRTVKLRVVLNNSKNNFKPGMFVEGKIDGVSSSKGEVLSIPSTAILWTGERSVVYVKPYPNEPIFEMREIRLGNPIGENHEVLSGLENGYEIVTNGTFTIDAAAQLQGKKSMMNQEGGKTMTGHEGHLGMETSTTKKIEHSKINERIKVPLKFQDQLKNVFENYISLKDALVNDDPKKAKIVATSIVKSLEKIDMKLLSDNNAHNHWMTLQRQIKTAANLIASETGIKQQRKDFEQLSSHIISAVESFGINEKVYRQFCPMADDNNGSYWLSKEEKVLNPYFGKAMHNCGNVTSIIE encoded by the coding sequence AATACTAGCTGTTGGATTGGTTTTAGGATGGGTTCTATTTGGTAATTCGTCAAATAAGGAAACAGAACATGATCACGATGAAACTATGGAAATTAATCAGATGTGGACATGCTCTATGCATCCACAGATTATGAAATCAGAACCAGGTAATTGCCCTATTTGCGGAATGGAGTTAATTCCTGCGGCAAGTGGTGCAGATGGTTTGTTGGCAGATCAATTTAAGTTAACTGAAAATGCAATGGCTTTGGCCAATGTACAAACAACTATAGTGGGTAATGGTAAAGCAAATAGTAATGCTATAAAACTATCAGGAAAAATCGTTGAAAATGAAGAATCGAATGCGGTTCAAGTCAGCTACTTTTCTGGAAGGATTGAACGGTTAAATGTTAGTTTTACAGGTGAAGAAATTCGAAAAGGGCAATTATTGGCTACTATTTATTCCCCTGAATTATATGCGGCTCAACAAGAGTTATTAACCGCATCTTCATTAAAAGAATCGCAACCAGCTTTGTATAAAGCTGTAAGAAATAAATTAAAACTTTGGAAACTTTCTGAAAACCAAATCAACAACATTGAAACCTCCGGTAAAGTTTTAGAAAATTTCCCTGTTTACGCGACAGTTTCAGGGACCGTTTCAGAAAAGTTGGTAGAGCAAGGAGAATCTATAAAACAAGGTCAACCACTATTAAAAATAACCAATCTAAATACGGTTTGGGCAAATTTTGATGTTTATGAAAATCAGATTGATTTATTCAAAAAAGGGCAAGAAGTGTCAATCACCACCAATGCATATCCTAACAAGGAATTTAAAGGTAGCGTTTCGTTCATAGATCCCTCATTAAACACACGAACTAGAACTGTAAAATTGAGAGTTGTTTTAAACAACTCAAAAAATAATTTTAAGCCAGGTATGTTTGTTGAAGGTAAAATTGATGGTGTTTCTTCTAGTAAAGGAGAAGTATTAAGTATTCCGTCCACGGCGATTCTATGGACAGGAGAGCGTTCTGTGGTATATGTTAAACCATATCCTAATGAGCCCATTTTTGAAATGCGTGAAATAAGATTAGGAAATCCGATAGGAGAAAATCATGAAGTGTTAAGTGGATTAGAAAATGGCTATGAAATAGTGACCAATGGGACTTTCACAATTGATGCAGCTGCCCAATTACAGGGTAAAAAATCAATGATGAATCAGGAAGGTGGAAAAACAATGACTGGACATGAAGGACATCTTGGAATGGAAACCTCAACTACTAAAAAAATAGAGCATTCCAAAATAAATGAACGTATCAAAGTACCTTTAAAATTCCAAGACCAATTAAAAAATGTTTTTGAGAACTATATATCACTAAAAGATGCGTTGGTAAATGATGATCCTAAAAAGGCCAAGATAGTAGCTACATCAATTGTCAAAAGTTTGGAGAAAATCGACATGAAATTGCTGTCTGACAATAATGCTCATAACCATTGGATGACCTTACAACGTCAAATCAAAACGGCAGCAAATTTAATTGCTTCTGAAACAGGAATAAAACAGCAAAGAAAAGATTTTGAACAATTATCATCACACATAATAAGTGCTGTTGAATCATTTGGTATAAACGAAAAAGTGTACCGCCAATTCTGCCCTATGGCCGATGATAACAATGGATCGTATTGGTTAAGCAAAGAAGAGAAAGTATTAAATCCTTATTTTGGTAAGGCCATGCATAACTGCGGTAATGTGACCAGTATCATTGAATGA